TCTCCTGCACGAGAAGATGTCCGCGGCCGAGGCCGTGAAGATGATGGTCGACCCGAAGAGCCAGAACCTGCTGGTGATTCCCGAGGGTTCCCGCAACGCCGCCGTCTACGCGGTGATCGACAAGAAGCTGAGCCTCAAGGAAGGCACGACCGAGGGCATCGCCAAGTCCAAGAAGTCGGACCTGGGCCTGCCCGGCTGGGCGAGCAAGAACAAGGACATCAAGGACCCGCTGGAAGGCTTCCTCTACCCGGCCGCATATCCGGTCACGAAGGAAACCAAGCCGGAGGCGATCCTGAAGAAGATGGTCGAGCGGTCCAACGACGAGTACGACAAGCTCGACCTCGAAGCGGCCGCCAAGAAGTACAAGCTGGACGGCCCGTGGCAGGTGCTCACCGTCGCCAGCCTGGTCCAGGCGGAGGGGCTCACGCACGACGACTTCCGCAAGATGGCCGAAGTCGTCTACAACCGCCTGAAGCCGGACAACACGGCAACGAATCGTAAACTCGAATTCGACTCCGCGTTCAATTACCTGAACAAGCAGAGCAAGATCAAGATCAAGCTGTCCGAGATCCGTACCAACTCGGATCCGTACAACACCTATTACCACGCCGGTCTGCCGCCGGGCCCCATCAGTAATCCCGGGGACGAGGCTCTGCGTGCGACGCTCAGTCCCACCAGTGACGGGTGGATGTTCTTTATCTCGCTCGACGGCAAGAAGACCGATTTCACGAAGACGGCCGCAGAGCACGCGAAACTCACAGAGAAATTCAATAAAATTCATGGCATCGACTGACGGGCGTCACCGGGCAGCCGTTCTCGGCTCGCCCATCGCCCACTCGCTCTCCCCGGTGCTGCACCGGGCCGCCTACGCCGCACTCGGACTCGACGACTGGTCCTACGACCGCTTCGAGATCGACGAAGCCGCGCTGCCCGGGTTCATCGAGGGGCTGGACTCCTCCTGGGCCGGGCTCTCGCTGACCATGCCGCTCAAGCGGGCGATTCTTCCGCTGCTGGACTCCGTCAGTGAGACCGCCGCCTCTGTCGAGGCCGTGAACACGGTTGTCTTCACCGAGGACGGACGGCGCACCGGCGACAACACCGATATCCCCGGCATGATCGCCGCCCTGCGTGAACGGGGCGTCGAGAAGACCGAGTCCGCAGCCGTCCTCGGCGCCGGGGCCACCGCCTCCTCCGCCCTCGCCGCCCTCTCCGAGATCTGCGCGGGACCGGTCACGGCCTACGTCCGCAGCCGGGAACGCGGTGACGAGATGCGCGGCTGGGGCGAACGGCTCGGCGTCGACGTACGGATCGCGGACTGGGCGGAGGCCGAGCAGGGGCTGCGGGCCCCGCTGGTCATCGCGACCACCCCGGCCGGTGCCACGGACGCGCTGGCGGCGGCGGTGCCGGAGGCTCCGGGCACGCTCTTCGACGTGCTGTACGAGCCCTGGCCCACCGGACTCGCAGCCGCCTGGGCGGCCCGCGAGGGTGCAGTCATCGGAGGTCTCGACCTCCTGGTGCACCAGGCGGTCCTCCAGGTCGAGCAGATGACGGGCCGTGCGCCCGTGCCTCCCGCCGCCATGCGGCAGGCCGGCGAGCAGGCGCTGGCCGCCCGCTGACCTTGCCCGCGGCGGTTTGATCCGTCCGTCTGCTGGACCGGAGGCGGGACGGCGGTCCCGTCCGTGGGAGGATCGGGGGCGGCGGGCCAGGGCCGCGCACCCGGTCGCGCCGTTG
This window of the Streptomyces sp. 840.1 genome carries:
- a CDS encoding shikimate dehydrogenase, translated to MASTDGRHRAAVLGSPIAHSLSPVLHRAAYAALGLDDWSYDRFEIDEAALPGFIEGLDSSWAGLSLTMPLKRAILPLLDSVSETAASVEAVNTVVFTEDGRRTGDNTDIPGMIAALRERGVEKTESAAVLGAGATASSALAALSEICAGPVTAYVRSRERGDEMRGWGERLGVDVRIADWAEAEQGLRAPLVIATTPAGATDALAAAVPEAPGTLFDVLYEPWPTGLAAAWAAREGAVIGGLDLLVHQAVLQVEQMTGRAPVPPAAMRQAGEQALAAR